The following coding sequences lie in one Streptomyces sp. NBC_00464 genomic window:
- a CDS encoding SDR family NAD(P)-dependent oxidoreductase — translation MSEVRRLLDGRRIMITGSSSGIGAAAARLFAAEGAQVVLMARRKDRLEALVEEIAAAGGRAVAAPGDVTSDVDVERAVAVAVDTFGGLDGAFNNAGYAVAGSLIHETDRAVFDRIMDVNVRGVWNCLHSQIPVMLATGRGGAVVNTSSVAGIRATGAAAAYVAAKHAVLGLTKAAALEYGDRALRVNALVVGSTRTEMMEEVLEQAPELETSFVEKSAQKRMAEPAEVAQAAAWLCSVRASFVTGAAISVDGGWSAL, via the coding sequence ATGAGCGAGGTACGGCGTTTACTGGATGGCCGGCGGATCATGATCACCGGGTCGTCCAGTGGGATCGGGGCCGCGGCGGCGAGGCTGTTCGCCGCGGAGGGGGCGCAGGTGGTGCTGATGGCCCGCCGCAAGGACCGGCTGGAGGCGCTCGTCGAGGAGATCGCCGCCGCCGGTGGGCGGGCGGTGGCCGCGCCGGGGGATGTGACCAGTGACGTGGACGTCGAGCGTGCCGTCGCGGTCGCGGTCGACACCTTCGGCGGGCTGGACGGGGCGTTCAACAACGCCGGCTACGCGGTGGCGGGGTCCCTGATCCATGAGACGGACCGGGCGGTGTTCGACCGGATCATGGACGTGAACGTGCGGGGCGTGTGGAACTGCCTGCACAGCCAGATCCCGGTCATGCTCGCCACCGGCCGGGGCGGAGCTGTGGTCAACACCTCCAGTGTCGCCGGAATCAGGGCGACCGGAGCCGCCGCGGCATACGTGGCGGCCAAGCATGCGGTCCTCGGTCTGACCAAGGCAGCCGCCCTTGAGTACGGTGACCGGGCCCTTCGCGTCAACGCCCTGGTGGTCGGCAGCACCCGTACCGAGATGATGGAAGAAGTCCTGGAGCAGGCCCCGGAGCTGGAAACGTCCTTCGTCGAGAAGTCGGCCCAGAAGCGCATGGCGGAACCGGCGGAAGTGGCCCAGGCCGCCGCCTGGCTGTGCAGCGTACGGGCGTCTTTCGTCACGGGCGCCGCCATTTCGGTGGACGGCGGCTGGAGCGCCCTGTAG
- a CDS encoding sugar phosphate nucleotidyltransferase, producing the protein MKAVVMAGGEGTRLRPMTASVPKPLLPVGGRPIMEHVLRLLKRHGIDDTVVTVQYLAGLVREQFGDGSALGMSVEYAEERTPLGTAGSVKNAEEQLGDEPFVVISGDALTDIDLGELIRCHRERKAMVTVCLTRVPNPLDFGVTVVGADGRIERFLEKPTWGEVFSDTVNTGIYVMEPEVLAHVEAGVPVDWSGDVFPRLMEQGAAVHGYVAEGYWQDVGTHDSYRQAQIDLLEGRLDATPEGAELAPGVWVADGADIHPDAEIEGPAHIGSGARISAGARVHEHSVVGAHSVVESGAHLHRTVLHPHTYVGPNASLRGCVIGRNTTLQRSVRIEEGAVLGDRCRVEEGAVVSQGVVVYPAKTIESGAVISSSLIWDTLGARSLFGAHGVSGVVNVDLTPELAVRLAGAYATTMPQDATVTVARDHSQGARVLSAAVVSALQAGGVHVRDLGHVPLPVARWETALTDGGITLTATADAPDSVDICFLDEHGIDLSQAAQRKLERVLGGREYRRAPAGEFGAMVSTEESGATAVESYAAHLLKNIDTRQLAEGGPKVVVDTAFGSGSLLLPAVLAGLGMNVVTINSGLDDARATDTEVERRSALRYLGNVVAANHAAFGVRLDPSGERMSLVDEHGTSVSNEQLLLVMVQLVTAERAGGRVVLPATASRVTEGLAIRNGAEVTWAATAPDRLTRAATQRDTVLGADGRGAFAMPESSPYFDGIAAFVRLAGLIARRGLPVSELVAGVPGAHVRRLELATPWETKGAVMRRVTEAAAGREVDTTDGVRVLEADGRWALVLPDASQALTRVWAEGPDAAAADELVQHWAEAVVRSAA; encoded by the coding sequence GTGAAGGCTGTTGTGATGGCCGGGGGCGAAGGCACCCGCCTGCGCCCGATGACTGCTTCGGTGCCCAAGCCCCTGCTTCCCGTCGGCGGCCGGCCGATCATGGAACACGTCCTGCGGCTTCTGAAGAGGCACGGCATCGACGACACCGTGGTCACCGTCCAGTACCTCGCGGGCCTCGTCCGGGAGCAGTTCGGCGACGGGTCCGCGCTCGGCATGTCCGTCGAGTACGCCGAGGAACGGACGCCGCTGGGCACCGCGGGCAGCGTGAAGAACGCCGAGGAGCAACTGGGCGACGAGCCCTTCGTGGTGATCTCCGGGGACGCGCTCACCGACATCGACCTGGGCGAGCTGATCCGCTGCCACCGCGAGCGGAAGGCGATGGTCACCGTCTGCCTCACCCGGGTGCCCAACCCGCTGGACTTCGGTGTCACCGTCGTGGGCGCCGACGGCCGGATCGAGCGGTTCCTGGAGAAGCCCACCTGGGGCGAGGTGTTCTCGGACACCGTCAACACCGGTATCTACGTCATGGAGCCCGAGGTCCTCGCCCATGTGGAGGCGGGCGTGCCCGTCGACTGGTCGGGCGACGTCTTCCCCCGTCTGATGGAGCAGGGCGCGGCCGTCCACGGTTACGTCGCCGAGGGCTACTGGCAGGATGTCGGCACCCACGACAGCTACCGCCAGGCCCAGATCGACCTGCTGGAGGGACGGCTGGACGCCACCCCCGAGGGCGCCGAGCTCGCTCCCGGCGTGTGGGTGGCCGACGGCGCGGACATCCACCCCGATGCCGAGATCGAGGGCCCGGCCCACATAGGTTCCGGGGCGCGGATCAGCGCCGGGGCCCGCGTCCACGAGCACTCCGTGGTCGGCGCGCACAGCGTCGTCGAGTCCGGTGCCCATCTGCACCGGACGGTGCTGCATCCGCACACCTACGTCGGCCCGAACGCCTCGCTGCGCGGCTGCGTCATCGGCCGCAACACCACACTCCAGCGGTCCGTACGCATCGAGGAGGGCGCGGTCCTCGGCGACAGGTGCCGGGTGGAGGAGGGCGCGGTCGTCTCGCAGGGGGTGGTCGTGTACCCGGCGAAGACCATCGAGTCGGGGGCGGTGATCAGCTCCAGCCTGATCTGGGACACGCTCGGTGCGCGCTCCCTGTTCGGGGCGCACGGCGTCTCGGGTGTCGTGAACGTGGATCTCACCCCGGAGCTGGCGGTGCGACTGGCCGGTGCCTACGCCACGACGATGCCCCAGGACGCCACCGTCACCGTGGCCCGGGACCACTCGCAGGGCGCCCGGGTGCTGAGTGCGGCGGTCGTCTCGGCGCTGCAGGCCGGCGGGGTGCACGTGCGCGATCTGGGCCATGTGCCGCTGCCGGTGGCCCGCTGGGAGACGGCCCTGACCGACGGGGGCATCACCCTGACGGCCACCGCCGACGCTCCGGACTCGGTGGACATCTGCTTCCTGGACGAGCACGGCATCGACCTCTCCCAGGCCGCGCAGCGCAAGCTGGAGCGGGTCCTGGGCGGCCGGGAGTACCGCCGCGCCCCGGCCGGGGAGTTCGGCGCGATGGTGTCGACCGAGGAGTCCGGCGCCACCGCCGTCGAGTCGTACGCGGCCCATCTGCTGAAGAACATCGACACCCGCCAACTGGCCGAGGGCGGACCCAAGGTGGTGGTGGACACGGCGTTCGGCAGCGGCTCACTGCTGCTGCCCGCCGTGCTGGCGGGGCTCGGCATGAACGTCGTGACCATCAACAGCGGTCTCGACGACGCCCGGGCCACGGACACCGAGGTCGAGCGGCGTTCGGCGCTGCGCTACCTCGGCAATGTGGTGGCCGCCAACCACGCCGCCTTCGGCGTTCGCCTCGATCCCTCGGGCGAGCGGATGTCCCTGGTCGACGAGCACGGCACCTCCGTCTCGAACGAGCAACTGCTTTTGGTCATGGTGCAGTTGGTGACGGCCGAGCGGGCCGGCGGCCGTGTGGTGCTGCCCGCCACGGCCAGCCGCGTCACCGAGGGTCTCGCCATCCGCAATGGCGCCGAGGTGACCTGGGCGGCCACCGCACCGGACCGGCTGACCCGGGCCGCCACCCAGCGGGACACCGTTCTGGGCGCCGACGGGCGGGGCGCGTTCGCGATGCCCGAGAGCAGCCCGTACTTCGACGGGATCGCCGCGTTCGTCCGCCTGGCCGGGCTCATTGCACGGCGCGGCCTGCCGGTGAGCGAACTGGTGGCGGGCGTGCCCGGTGCCCATGTGCGCCGGCTCGAACTGGCCACGCCGTGGGAGACCAAGGGCGCGGTGATGCGCAGGGTGACGGAGGCGGCCGCCGGCCGCGAGGTGGACACCACCGACGGTGTCCGGGTGCTGGAGGCGGACGGCCGGTGGGCACTGGTCCTGCCCGACGCCTCGCAGGCACTGACCCGGGTGTGGGCCGAGGGCCCGGACGCCGCGGCGGCCGACGAGCTGGTGCAGCACTGGGCCGAGGCAGTCGTGCGCTCCGCCGCCTGA
- a CDS encoding NAD(P)H-binding protein: MRTLSRGDVAEGERLLASPAGRTSGVPGRPLRIAVTGASGTVGALVTRMLAGRYAVTALSRDPARAARGGVAGTIVGADFAERRDLSRALAGADAVLAVTFDPLRPTHDANILAAARREGVRHVVKLSALAVTDPDAQDMITRWQRESEELLKASGLAWTILRPRAFMSNTLDWAPSVRGQGVVRGLYGTSRNSCVDPRDVAEAAACALSMPGHDGRTYALTGPQALSVREQTEQLGRALGRALTYEELTEEQALQAWRRRHPEPVAQAILDTARRQRDGAKTLLADGVREVTGHAPAAFRTWAERHAGLFRGAGPGGPARHSACVEAGSVATPGSLRTGPVQAGRGEYFECHGHRGSEKVHY, translated from the coding sequence GTGCGAACCCTGTCCAGGGGTGATGTCGCGGAGGGGGAGCGGCTCCTCGCTTCCCCGGCCGGCCGCACGAGTGGAGTGCCGGGCCGCCCCCTGAGGATCGCTGTCACCGGCGCGAGCGGAACGGTCGGCGCGCTGGTGACACGCATGCTGGCCGGCCGGTACGCGGTGACCGCGCTGTCCAGGGACCCGGCGCGCGCCGCACGCGGGGGAGTGGCGGGCACGATCGTCGGGGCGGACTTCGCCGAACGGCGCGACCTGTCACGGGCACTGGCGGGGGCGGATGCCGTTCTGGCGGTCACCTTCGACCCCCTGCGGCCCACACACGACGCGAACATCCTTGCGGCGGCGCGCAGGGAAGGCGTACGGCATGTGGTCAAGTTGTCCGCACTCGCCGTGACGGACCCGGACGCCCAGGACATGATCACCCGCTGGCAGCGGGAGTCCGAGGAGCTGCTGAAGGCGTCGGGCCTGGCCTGGACGATCCTGCGGCCGCGCGCCTTCATGTCGAACACGCTCGACTGGGCGCCGTCGGTGCGCGGGCAGGGCGTGGTGCGGGGGCTGTACGGCACGTCGCGCAATTCCTGCGTCGATCCACGCGACGTTGCCGAGGCCGCGGCCTGCGCCCTGTCCATGCCGGGTCACGACGGGCGCACCTATGCGCTGACCGGTCCGCAGGCCCTGTCGGTGCGCGAGCAGACCGAGCAGCTGGGCAGAGCCCTCGGACGGGCCCTGACATACGAGGAACTGACGGAGGAACAGGCCCTTCAGGCATGGCGGCGACGCCACCCGGAACCGGTCGCGCAAGCCATCCTGGACACCGCCAGGCGGCAGCGGGATGGTGCGAAAACACTGCTCGCCGACGGTGTCAGGGAGGTGACCGGCCACGCGCCGGCGGCATTTCGCACCTGGGCCGAACGCCACGCCGGGCTCTTCCGAGGGGCAGGGCCGGGCGGGCCTGCGCGGCACAGCGCCTGCGTGGAGGCCGGTTCCGTAGCGACACCCGGCAGCCTCCGGACAGGCCCCGTGCAGGCCGGGCGCGGCGAATACTTCGAATGCCATGGCCATCGTGGCAGCGAGAAGGTTCACTACTGA
- a CDS encoding AGE family epimerase/isomerase: MTATWTPPAGPGFSYSDTVAGYVVEHTGDRIALRTLDGGPVTLHLTPATCAQQLRNLGAPYRDVTGELDRQLVPGMLLFSYGPVYTGEQGRHFQADRITVVGDPQCPHPQETPGWWTDQLRVLAGFYRRSQFGDGAPDFDAYRTEIRSSGEKAVYGVQETDTISRLVYGMATAYLLTGEEEYLDVAEAGSRYLHENLRFHDEAADVVHWYHGIDKQPLGERKLFASEFGDEHRSLPAYEQIYALVGLAQTYRITGDPVIRQDLEDTVRLFEEYFADPRLGGYYSHIDPVTLGPHDDSLGPNRSRKNWNSVGDHAPAYLINLYLATGEERHLRMLEHTFDMIVEHMPDRSPDPSPFVNERFHADWSPDRSWGWQQDHAVVGHNLKIAWNLMRMQSLRPKREYRALAEQLGATMPGIGRDAQRGGWYDLMERRAVDGRHAFAQHDRKTWWQQEQAVLAYLLLAAHTGEGEYLRHAREASAFYNAFFLDHDAGAVHFTVLAQGIPYAVGNEQLKGSHAMSMYHKAELCFLAETYTRLLIRGEPLDLWFRPRADADFADRILRVAPDLLPPGRVVLDRVLIDGEPWTDFDPEGMTVRLPPTDRRLTVRVRLRPVASTPRPDEGGPGP; this comes from the coding sequence GTGACCGCGACCTGGACACCACCGGCCGGGCCCGGCTTCTCCTACTCCGACACCGTCGCCGGATACGTCGTCGAGCACACCGGCGACCGGATCGCGCTGCGCACCCTGGACGGCGGCCCGGTGACCCTGCACCTGACCCCGGCCACCTGCGCACAGCAGTTGCGCAACCTCGGCGCGCCGTACCGCGACGTGACCGGGGAACTGGACCGGCAACTGGTGCCCGGCATGCTGCTGTTCAGCTACGGCCCGGTCTACACCGGTGAGCAGGGCCGGCACTTCCAGGCCGACCGGATCACCGTGGTCGGCGATCCGCAGTGCCCGCACCCCCAGGAGACGCCCGGCTGGTGGACCGACCAGCTGCGGGTCCTGGCCGGTTTCTACCGCCGCTCCCAGTTCGGCGACGGCGCACCGGACTTCGACGCCTACCGCACCGAGATCCGCAGCAGCGGCGAGAAGGCGGTGTACGGGGTCCAGGAGACCGACACGATCTCGCGCCTGGTGTACGGGATGGCCACCGCCTACCTGCTCACCGGCGAGGAGGAGTACCTGGACGTCGCCGAGGCCGGCTCCCGCTACCTCCACGAGAACCTGCGCTTCCACGACGAGGCCGCCGACGTCGTCCACTGGTACCACGGCATCGACAAGCAGCCTTTGGGCGAGCGCAAGCTCTTCGCCTCCGAGTTCGGCGACGAGCACCGCTCGCTGCCCGCGTACGAGCAGATCTACGCACTCGTCGGACTCGCCCAGACCTACCGGATCACCGGAGACCCGGTGATCCGCCAGGACCTCGAAGACACCGTGCGGCTCTTCGAGGAGTACTTCGCCGATCCCCGGCTCGGCGGCTACTACTCGCACATCGACCCGGTCACCCTGGGCCCGCACGACGACAGCCTGGGGCCCAACCGGTCCCGGAAGAACTGGAACTCCGTCGGCGACCACGCACCCGCGTACCTGATCAACCTGTACCTGGCCACCGGCGAGGAACGCCATCTGCGCATGCTCGAACACACCTTCGACATGATCGTGGAACACATGCCCGACCGCTCCCCCGATCCCAGCCCCTTCGTCAACGAACGTTTCCACGCGGACTGGTCGCCCGACCGGAGCTGGGGATGGCAGCAGGACCACGCGGTGGTCGGCCACAACCTCAAGATCGCCTGGAACCTGATGCGCATGCAGTCCCTGCGCCCCAAGCGGGAGTACCGGGCGCTGGCCGAACAGCTCGGCGCCACGATGCCCGGCATCGGCCGGGACGCGCAGCGCGGCGGCTGGTACGACCTGATGGAGCGCCGGGCCGTGGACGGACGGCACGCCTTCGCGCAGCACGACCGCAAGACGTGGTGGCAGCAGGAACAGGCGGTGCTCGCCTATCTGCTGCTGGCCGCACACACCGGCGAGGGTGAGTACCTGCGGCACGCGCGGGAGGCTTCGGCGTTCTACAACGCCTTCTTCCTCGACCACGACGCGGGCGCCGTCCACTTCACCGTCCTGGCCCAGGGCATTCCGTACGCGGTCGGCAACGAGCAGCTCAAGGGCAGCCACGCCATGTCCATGTACCACAAGGCCGAACTGTGCTTCCTGGCCGAGACGTACACCCGCCTGCTGATCCGGGGCGAACCGCTGGACCTCTGGTTCCGGCCCCGGGCCGACGCGGACTTCGCGGACCGGATCCTGCGGGTCGCCCCCGACCTGCTGCCCCCCGGGCGGGTGGTGCTGGACCGGGTCCTGATCGACGGCGAGCCCTGGACGGACTTCGATCCCGAGGGCATGACCGTCCGGCTGCCCCCCACCGACCGCCGGCTGACCGTCCGGGTCCGGCTCCGGCCCGTCGCCTCCACCCCGCGCCCCGATGAAGGAGGACCCGGCCCATGA
- a CDS encoding IS701 family transposase translates to MAAYRIAQGPAPSGPPTVSAFAEDLFAHLPRADQRRWAESYLHGLLVTPGKKSMRRLAAAVSNSPTACQSLQQFVNASPWDWGPARHELTRWIESRQPARAWTIVPAVLPKRGDHSVGVHRRFVPGLGRTVNCQLGLGLFHSTAGEHLPSDWRLLLPDQWTDDPRLRDRARIPAPVRHRPLWADALDLVATTAARSSTAPVPVVADMSELPNLPRLVAGLSTQGREFVIAVQENMNVISGSHLSPQNTRYLTEPAATLSARRSLDPHRTRHPHTAVVADPDGRLRQSRVVSGLVRLPGVRPETGGPHRTYRLFTELRTDSRRPSPVWLTNMTHRRMDELLALTRLLTGTGAVMRVLESDFGLQDFEGRSFPGWHHHMTLVSAAYAYSRLARPAETPVLMDASA, encoded by the coding sequence ATGGCCGCGTATCGCATCGCTCAGGGTCCGGCTCCGTCCGGCCCGCCGACGGTCTCTGCCTTCGCCGAGGATCTCTTCGCCCACTTGCCGAGGGCGGATCAGCGCAGGTGGGCCGAGTCGTATCTGCACGGGCTGCTCGTCACACCGGGCAAGAAGTCGATGCGGCGACTGGCAGCGGCGGTCTCCAACTCGCCCACCGCCTGCCAGTCGTTACAGCAGTTCGTCAACGCCAGCCCGTGGGACTGGGGCCCGGCGCGGCACGAACTGACGCGCTGGATCGAGAGCCGGCAGCCGGCCCGGGCCTGGACCATCGTCCCGGCCGTGCTGCCCAAGCGCGGCGACCACTCGGTGGGGGTGCACCGCCGGTTCGTACCGGGCCTCGGGCGCACCGTGAACTGCCAGCTCGGGCTGGGGCTGTTCCACTCCACCGCGGGTGAGCATCTGCCCAGCGACTGGCGGCTGCTCCTGCCCGACCAATGGACCGACGATCCCCGGTTGCGCGACCGGGCCCGTATCCCGGCCCCGGTCCGCCACCGCCCGCTGTGGGCGGACGCACTCGACCTGGTCGCCACCACGGCCGCGCGCTCCTCGACAGCACCGGTCCCGGTCGTGGCGGACATGAGCGAGCTGCCCAACCTCCCCCGGCTGGTCGCCGGGCTCAGCACGCAGGGCAGGGAGTTCGTGATCGCCGTCCAGGAGAACATGAACGTGATCTCCGGCAGCCACCTCTCCCCGCAGAACACCCGGTACCTCACGGAGCCCGCCGCGACCCTCAGCGCCCGGCGTTCCCTCGACCCGCACCGGACCCGGCACCCGCACACCGCGGTGGTCGCGGATCCGGACGGGCGGCTGCGGCAGTCACGGGTGGTGTCGGGACTGGTCCGGCTGCCCGGCGTACGGCCGGAGACCGGCGGCCCCCACCGCACCTACCGGCTGTTCACCGAGCTGCGCACGGACAGCCGCCGGCCGTCCCCGGTGTGGCTCACCAACATGACGCACCGCCGCATGGACGAACTGCTCGCCCTCACCCGCCTGCTCACCGGGACCGGCGCGGTGATGCGCGTTCTGGAGAGCGACTTCGGGCTGCAGGACTTCGAGGGCCGGTCCTTCCCCGGCTGGCACCATCACATGACGCTGGTGTCAGCCGCCTACGCCTACAGCCGGCTGGCCCGCCCCGCCGAGACTCCGGTGCTCATGGACGCCTCCGCCTGA
- a CDS encoding ScbR family autoregulator-binding transcription factor yields MARPTQERALRTRELILLAAAEEFETKGYAGAAITKILERAGVTAGALYFHFKSKQDLALAVMNAQPQSVMPHLASQGLQRLVDLTLVWSRQLREDVLLRAGVRLAVEQGGFGVESLSSYQNWHGIMADCLQTAQKNGELRSGVDPDRTATFVVGACTGVQLYSEIRTGRDDLTEQVVQMWRLLLPGIAVPGLVDSIDLDPERGNSRANPVQG; encoded by the coding sequence ATGGCACGACCGACACAGGAAAGGGCTCTGAGGACCCGCGAGTTGATTCTTCTTGCGGCTGCCGAGGAGTTCGAGACGAAGGGGTACGCGGGGGCTGCCATCACCAAGATCCTGGAGCGCGCGGGGGTGACTGCGGGTGCGCTGTACTTCCACTTCAAGTCGAAGCAGGACCTGGCGCTCGCGGTCATGAACGCACAGCCTCAGAGCGTCATGCCGCACCTGGCTTCGCAGGGACTGCAGCGGTTGGTGGATCTCACCTTGGTCTGGTCACGGCAACTGCGTGAGGACGTGTTGCTGCGGGCGGGTGTGCGGCTGGCGGTGGAGCAGGGAGGTTTTGGCGTCGAGAGTCTCAGTTCCTATCAGAACTGGCATGGCATTATGGCGGATTGTCTGCAAACAGCCCAGAAAAATGGCGAGTTGCGCTCGGGTGTGGACCCGGACCGGACGGCCACCTTTGTGGTCGGTGCGTGTACGGGCGTGCAGCTGTATTCGGAGATCCGCACAGGCAGGGACGACCTCACCGAACAGGTGGTGCAGATGTGGCGGCTGCTGTTGCCGGGCATCGCTGTACCGGGCCTGGTGGACAGCATCGACCTGGACCCGGAGCGAGGGAACAGCCGTGCGAACCCTGTCCAGGGGTGA
- a CDS encoding phosphomannomutase/phosphoglucomutase, protein MPDLSGIVKAYDVRGVVPDEWDESLAELFGSAFVEVTGAQAVVVGHDMRPSSPGLSHSFAQGVALRGADVVEIGLCSTDELYYASGVWALPGAMFTASHNPARYNGIKMCRAGAVPVGQDTGLARIRELVERWAVSGAPPLLKPVGAIERRDVLGAYAEHLRGLVDLSGIRRLKVVVDAGNGMGGHTVPTVFEGLPLELVPLYFELDGTFPNHEANPLDPKNIVDLQARVRECGADLGIAFDGDADRCFVIDEWGEPVSPSVITALVAVRELAKAPGATVLHNLITSWAVPEVIEESGGKPVRTRVGHSFIKDEMARTGAVFGGEHSAHYYFRDFWNADTGMLAALHVLAALGGQSRPLSELVAQYDRYAASGEINSTVDDQDARMAAVRAAYEDRPQTELDELDGLTVITPDWWFNLRASNTEPLLRLNVEARDAQACARVRDEVLALILA, encoded by the coding sequence GTGCCCGACCTGTCTGGAATCGTCAAGGCGTACGACGTTCGCGGTGTGGTGCCGGACGAGTGGGACGAGTCGCTGGCGGAACTGTTCGGTTCCGCCTTCGTCGAGGTGACGGGTGCACAGGCGGTCGTCGTCGGGCACGACATGCGGCCCTCGTCACCGGGGCTCTCCCACTCCTTCGCACAGGGTGTCGCGCTGCGTGGCGCGGATGTCGTCGAGATCGGGCTGTGCTCAACGGACGAGCTGTACTACGCGAGCGGTGTCTGGGCCCTGCCGGGGGCGATGTTCACCGCTTCGCACAACCCGGCCCGGTACAACGGCATCAAGATGTGCCGGGCCGGAGCGGTCCCGGTCGGGCAGGACACCGGGCTGGCCCGGATCCGCGAACTCGTCGAGCGCTGGGCCGTGTCCGGGGCGCCGCCCCTGCTGAAGCCGGTCGGTGCGATCGAGCGACGCGATGTGCTCGGTGCGTACGCGGAGCACCTGCGGGGACTGGTCGATCTCTCCGGCATCCGCCGGCTGAAGGTGGTGGTGGACGCGGGCAACGGCATGGGCGGCCACACCGTGCCGACGGTCTTCGAGGGACTGCCCCTCGAACTCGTACCCCTCTACTTCGAGCTGGACGGTACGTTCCCGAACCACGAGGCCAACCCGCTGGACCCGAAGAACATCGTGGACCTGCAGGCCCGGGTCCGTGAGTGCGGCGCCGATCTGGGCATCGCCTTCGACGGGGACGCGGACCGCTGCTTCGTGATCGACGAGTGGGGCGAGCCGGTCTCCCCCTCGGTCATTACCGCGCTGGTCGCCGTCCGGGAGCTGGCCAAGGCCCCGGGCGCCACGGTCCTGCACAACCTGATCACGTCCTGGGCGGTGCCGGAGGTCATCGAGGAGAGCGGAGGCAAGCCCGTCCGTACCCGGGTGGGGCACTCCTTCATCAAGGACGAAATGGCCAGGACCGGGGCGGTCTTCGGCGGCGAGCACTCCGCCCACTACTACTTCCGCGACTTCTGGAACGCCGATACGGGGATGCTCGCCGCCCTGCATGTCCTCGCGGCCCTCGGCGGCCAGAGCAGGCCGCTGTCCGAGCTGGTCGCGCAGTACGACAGATACGCCGCGTCGGGCGAGATCAACAGCACCGTCGACGACCAGGACGCCCGTATGGCCGCCGTCCGGGCCGCATACGAGGACCGGCCGCAGACCGAACTCGACGAGCTGGACGGCCTGACCGTCATCACCCCGGACTGGTGGTTCAACCTGCGCGCCTCGAACACCGAACCGCTGCTGCGGCTCAACGTCGAGGCCCGGGACGCACAGGCCTGCGCCCGGGTGCGGGACGAGGTACTGGCTCTCATCCTCGCCTGA
- a CDS encoding STAS domain-containing protein, giving the protein MTFEAYLGCSGQTASIHLSGELTDNRVGALRALLGQAAARPVSRVVLRMEGLLSMTAGGVRALAVTRQGLPPGTELIIVGARQDVLGVLRSGGLDAAVTTTDPQAFAEAPRPAIPTFDSFPERTLL; this is encoded by the coding sequence ATGACCTTCGAGGCCTATCTCGGCTGCAGCGGACAGACCGCGAGCATCCACCTGTCCGGAGAGCTGACCGACAACCGGGTGGGCGCCCTGCGCGCCCTGCTGGGCCAGGCGGCCGCACGGCCCGTCAGCCGTGTCGTCCTGCGGATGGAAGGCCTGCTGTCGATGACCGCGGGCGGTGTGCGCGCCCTCGCCGTGACCCGGCAGGGCCTGCCGCCCGGCACCGAGCTGATCATCGTCGGCGCCCGCCAGGACGTGCTCGGTGTGCTGCGCAGCGGCGGCCTGGACGCGGCCGTCACCACGACGGACCCGCAGGCCTTCGCCGAAGCGCCGCGCCCTGCGATCCCCACCTTCGATTCGTTCCCCGAAAGGACCCTCCTGTGA
- a CDS encoding MarR family winged helix-turn-helix transcriptional regulator: protein MTTGAGHGAPGPLALCAPATAPRSPSAELAAQAARLTAVMDATTNAEVARRGLTRADFDVLAALRFSGPEQRLKPTDLSERCGLSSGGTSNVVRRMTESGYVVREADLYDGRSSWALLTEEGLRIAENIQDAADAVHAGMLDLLPPGVVDALSALLAQAASVLEQQSR, encoded by the coding sequence ATGACGACAGGCGCCGGACACGGAGCCCCGGGCCCCTTGGCGCTCTGCGCCCCCGCCACCGCGCCGCGCAGCCCGTCGGCCGAGCTGGCCGCCCAGGCGGCGCGGCTGACCGCGGTCATGGACGCCACGACCAACGCCGAGGTCGCCCGGCGCGGCCTGACCCGCGCGGACTTCGACGTCCTGGCGGCGTTGCGGTTCTCCGGCCCGGAGCAGCGCCTGAAGCCCACCGACCTCTCCGAGCGGTGCGGCCTGTCGTCCGGCGGCACCAGCAACGTCGTCCGGCGGATGACCGAGTCCGGCTACGTCGTGCGCGAGGCGGACCTCTACGACGGACGCAGTTCGTGGGCCCTGCTCACCGAAGAGGGACTGCGTATCGCCGAGAACATCCAGGACGCGGCGGACGCCGTACACGCCGGAATGCTGGATCTGCTCCCGCCCGGCGTCGTGGACGCCCTGTCCGCCCTGCTGGCGCAGGCCGCGTCGGTCCTGGAGCAGCAGAGCCGCTGA